One segment of Streptomyces sp. TG1A-8 DNA contains the following:
- the mtnA gene encoding S-methyl-5-thioribose-1-phosphate isomerase, with translation MADQHARPGEDKLPTETPAIRWEEPPEGPVLVLLDQTRLPAEEVELVCTDASALVEAIRSLAVRGAPLLGIAGAYGVALAAARGFDVDEAAQALSGARPTAVNLSVGVDRALAAHRDALARTGDPTAAATAALTAARALHREDAGASARMAAHGLALLGELLPGGGHRILTHCNTGALVSGGEGTAFAVALAAHRAGELRRLWVDETRPLLQGARLTAYEAARSGMAYTLLTDNAAGSLFAAGEVDAVLIGADRIAADGSVANKVGSYPLAVLARYHHVPFIVVAPLTTVDLRTPDGASIEVEQRPSHEVTEITSPQAQVTGAGGGIPVAPLGTQAYNPAFDVTPPELVTAIVTEEGAVSPVTAEALAELCARSRQVTI, from the coding sequence ATGGCTGATCAGCACGCGCGACCCGGCGAGGACAAGCTGCCCACCGAGACCCCGGCGATCCGATGGGAGGAACCGCCCGAAGGACCCGTACTGGTCCTCCTCGACCAGACGAGGCTGCCGGCCGAGGAGGTCGAGCTGGTGTGCACGGACGCGTCGGCGCTGGTGGAGGCGATCCGTTCGCTCGCCGTGCGCGGGGCGCCGCTGCTCGGGATCGCGGGGGCGTACGGCGTCGCGCTCGCCGCCGCGCGGGGCTTCGACGTGGACGAGGCCGCGCAGGCCCTCTCCGGGGCCAGGCCGACCGCGGTGAACCTCTCCGTCGGCGTGGACAGGGCGCTGGCCGCCCACCGCGACGCGCTCGCCCGGACCGGCGACCCCACCGCAGCGGCGACGGCGGCGCTGACCGCCGCGCGGGCGCTGCACCGGGAGGACGCCGGGGCCAGCGCCCGTATGGCCGCACACGGTCTGGCGCTGCTGGGTGAACTGCTGCCCGGCGGCGGGCACCGGATCCTGACCCACTGCAACACCGGCGCGCTGGTGTCGGGCGGGGAGGGCACGGCGTTCGCGGTGGCGCTCGCGGCGCACCGGGCCGGAGAGCTGCGGCGGCTGTGGGTGGACGAAACGCGCCCGTTGCTGCAGGGTGCTCGTCTGACGGCGTACGAGGCGGCCCGCAGCGGCATGGCGTACACCCTGCTCACCGACAACGCGGCCGGTTCGCTGTTCGCGGCGGGGGAGGTGGACGCCGTACTGATCGGCGCGGACCGGATCGCGGCCGACGGATCGGTGGCGAACAAGGTGGGGAGCTATCCGCTCGCCGTGCTCGCGCGGTACCACCACGTGCCGTTCATCGTGGTGGCGCCGCTCACGACGGTGGACCTCCGGACTCCGGACGGGGCGTCCATCGAGGTCGAACAGCGCCCGAGCCACGAGGTGACGGAGATCACGTCACCTCAGGCACAGGTGACGGGAGCGGGCGGCGGGATTCCGGTGGCACCCCTGGGGACCCAGGCGTACAACCCGGCGTTCGACGTGACGCCGCCCGAGCTGGTGACGGCGATCGTCACCGAGGAGGGAGCCGTTTCACCCGTGACCGCCGAGGCTCTCGCGGAGCTGTGTGCCAGGTCACGCCAGGTAACGATTTAG
- the mtrA gene encoding two-component system response regulator MtrA, producing MMSFMKGRVLVVDDDTALAEMLGIVLRGEGFEPSFVADGDKALAAFRETKPDLVLLDLMLPGRDGIEVCRLIRAESGVPVVMLTAKSDTVDVVVGLESGADDYIVKPFKPKELVARIRARLRRSEEPAPEQLTIGDLVIDVAGHSVKRDGQSIALTPLEFDLLVALARKPWQVFTREVLLEQVWGYRHAADTRLVNVHVQRLRSKVEKDPERPEIVVTVRGVGYKAGPS from the coding sequence ATGATGTCGTTTATGAAGGGAAGAGTCCTTGTCGTCGACGACGACACCGCACTGGCCGAGATGCTCGGCATTGTGCTGCGTGGTGAGGGGTTCGAGCCGTCTTTCGTAGCCGACGGCGACAAGGCGCTGGCCGCTTTCCGGGAGACCAAGCCCGACCTGGTGCTGCTGGACCTGATGCTGCCGGGCCGGGACGGGATCGAGGTGTGCCGCCTGATCAGGGCGGAGTCCGGGGTGCCGGTCGTGATGCTCACGGCGAAGAGCGACACCGTCGACGTCGTCGTGGGCCTGGAGTCGGGTGCCGACGACTACATCGTCAAGCCGTTCAAGCCGAAGGAGCTGGTGGCCCGGATCCGGGCGCGGCTGCGGCGCTCGGAGGAGCCGGCACCGGAGCAGCTCACCATCGGTGACCTGGTCATCGACGTGGCCGGACACTCCGTGAAGCGGGACGGGCAGTCCATCGCGCTGACCCCCCTGGAGTTCGACCTGCTGGTCGCGCTCGCGCGCAAGCCGTGGCAGGTGTTCACGCGCGAGGTGCTGCTGGAGCAGGTGTGGGGCTACCGGCACGCGGCGGACACCCGGCTCGTCAACGTGCACGTCCAGCGACTGCGCTCCAAGGTCGAGAAGGACCCGGAGCGGCCGGAGATCGTGGTGACCGTCCGTGGTGTCGGTTACAAGGCAGGACCGAGCTGA
- the mtrB gene encoding MtrAB system histidine kinase MtrB — protein MSGDSAASAPGRSGARPGRPVGRKTAGSRRGRPFEGELLRGGVQGSPVVRLFMRWVRRPLLPVMRLWRRNIQLRVVATTLLMSLGVVLLLGFVVIGQVRNGLLDAKVKASQSQATGGFAVAKQKADEAAGGTGTGTADGTATADGRQSQNVIQWMSDLVASLSSGGAGAFDVVTLPLGDDSGGGRSPRGSGNVSPTDSVPGDLRERISKTTTAAQSYTRIVYKYGKEPQPALVIGKQVNDPNGHAYELYYLFPLTQEEKSLSLVKGTLATAGLFVVVLLGAIAWLVVRQVVTPVRMAAGIAERLSAGRLQERMKVTGEDDIARLGEAFNKMAQNLQLKIQQLEDLSRMQRRFVSDVSHELRTPLTTVRMAADVIHEAREDFDPVTARSAELLADQLDRFESLLADLLEISRFDAGAAALEAEPIDLREVVRRVVGGAEPLAERKGSRIRVVGDQQPVVAEADARRVERVLRNLVANAVEHGEGKDVVVKLAAAGGAVAVAVRDYGVGLKPGEATRVFSRFWRADPARARTTGGTGLGLSIALEDARLHGGWLQAWGEPGGGSQFRLTLPRTADEPLRGSPIPLEPKDSRRSRGPEDAGAPRGSEEKRATVPVQPGGGQAPALPPRTPVAPGRAAADPTALPGNGNGARVVPRPGGARHADDRPAGPVAEPHTDRPEATGPRDSNEPGEAIRGR, from the coding sequence GTGTCCGGGGACAGCGCCGCTTCGGCTCCCGGCCGGTCCGGGGCCCGTCCGGGGCGGCCTGTCGGCCGGAAGACGGCCGGTTCGCGCCGGGGCCGTCCCTTCGAGGGCGAACTGCTGCGGGGCGGGGTCCAGGGCAGCCCGGTCGTCCGCCTGTTCATGCGCTGGGTGCGCCGCCCGCTGCTGCCGGTCATGCGGCTGTGGCGGCGCAACATCCAGCTCAGGGTTGTCGCCACGACCCTGCTGATGTCGCTGGGTGTCGTCCTGCTGCTGGGCTTCGTCGTGATCGGGCAGGTGCGCAACGGCCTGCTGGACGCGAAGGTGAAGGCGTCCCAGAGCCAGGCCACCGGCGGGTTCGCGGTAGCCAAGCAGAAGGCCGACGAGGCCGCCGGTGGCACGGGGACCGGCACCGCGGACGGCACCGCCACCGCCGACGGACGGCAGTCGCAGAACGTCATCCAGTGGATGAGCGACCTCGTGGCGTCGCTCTCCAGCGGCGGCGCGGGCGCCTTCGACGTGGTGACGCTGCCCCTGGGCGACGACAGCGGCGGCGGGCGCAGCCCGCGCGGTTCCGGAAACGTCAGCCCGACCGACAGCGTGCCCGGCGACCTGCGCGAGCGGATCAGCAAGACCACGACCGCCGCCCAGAGCTACACCCGCATCGTCTACAAGTACGGCAAGGAGCCCCAGCCGGCGCTGGTCATCGGCAAGCAGGTCAACGACCCCAACGGCCACGCCTACGAGCTGTACTACCTCTTCCCGCTCACGCAGGAGGAGAAGTCCCTGAGCCTGGTCAAGGGCACGCTGGCGACCGCCGGCCTGTTCGTCGTGGTCCTGCTCGGGGCGATCGCCTGGCTGGTGGTGCGGCAGGTCGTCACGCCGGTGCGGATGGCGGCCGGGATCGCAGAGCGGCTGTCCGCGGGGCGGCTGCAGGAGCGGATGAAGGTCACCGGCGAGGACGACATCGCGCGCCTCGGCGAGGCCTTCAACAAGATGGCCCAGAACCTCCAGCTGAAGATCCAGCAGCTGGAGGACCTGTCGCGGATGCAGCGGCGGTTCGTCTCCGACGTCTCGCACGAGCTGCGCACGCCCCTGACGACCGTGCGGATGGCCGCCGACGTCATCCACGAGGCCCGCGAGGACTTCGATCCGGTGACCGCCCGGTCGGCCGAGCTGCTCGCCGACCAGCTCGACCGGTTCGAGTCGCTGCTCGCGGACCTGCTGGAGATCAGCCGTTTCGACGCGGGCGCTGCCGCGCTGGAGGCCGAGCCGATAGACCTCAGGGAGGTCGTCCGGCGCGTGGTGGGCGGTGCGGAGCCGCTCGCCGAGCGCAAGGGCAGCCGCATACGCGTGGTCGGCGACCAGCAACCCGTCGTCGCCGAGGCCGACGCGCGGCGCGTGGAGCGCGTCCTGCGCAACCTGGTCGCCAACGCCGTCGAGCACGGCGAGGGCAAGGACGTCGTCGTCAAGCTCGCCGCCGCGGGCGGCGCGGTCGCCGTCGCGGTGCGCGACTACGGCGTGGGGCTCAAGCCCGGCGAGGCGACCCGTGTCTTCAGCCGCTTCTGGCGGGCCGACCCGGCACGCGCGCGCACCACCGGCGGCACCGGCCTGGGGCTGTCGATCGCGCTGGAGGACGCCCGGCTGCACGGCGGCTGGCTGCAGGCCTGGGGCGAGCCGGGCGGCGGCTCCCAGTTCCGGCTGACGCTGCCGCGGACCGCGGACGAACCGCTGCGGGGCTCGCCGATACCGCTGGAGCCGAAGGACTCGCGGCGCAGCCGCGGCCCCGAGGACGCCGGGGCGCCCCGCGGGAGCGAGGAGAAGCGGGCGACCGTGCCGGTGCAGCCGGGCGGTGGACAGGCACCGGCGTTGCCCCCGCGCACGCCGGTCGCGCCGGGCAGGGCCGCCGCCGACCCCACCGCGCTGCCCGGCAACGGCAACGGGGCGCGCGTGGTGCCCCGACCCGGCGGCGCGCGGCACGCCGACGACCGTCCGGCCGGTCCGGTGGCCGAGCCGCACACGGACCGGCCGGAAGCGACCGGGCCGCGGGACTCGAACGAGCCAGGGGAGGCAATACGTGGGCGCTGA
- a CDS encoding LpqB family beta-propeller domain-containing protein translates to MGADREGGARRRPGRAVAYAVCGAVLLAGCASMPDSGDLRDVESTPRQDTGVRVFAMPPAENASSIEIMQGFLEALTSDDPNYDTARKYLTPEAARAWRPQLSTTVLANGPGIEGDRPEGGREDDDSHTFVLTGSRVAAVDAQQAYAPVAGSYRESVHLTKSAKSGQWRIDAPPEGVVMGKSDFQRNYTSVNKYYFASGTRAEATGQPVTVADPVFVRSKVDAMTQMVRSLLDGPTNWLRPVVRSSFPTGTALQKGVSGLTPDDRNRLTVPLNGRGSRVGPVKCAEMATQLLYTLRNLTPTLESVELQGPGGHRSCSLTQERAESVAWEASAQRPEYLYFLDGRHRLVRLPSGGTGTGAAAVPGALGTGDEELRSVAVSRDEHTVAGIGDDGRSLYVASLASGGSLGNALVTSQGATGDQRLTTPSWDARGDLWVADRDPRRPRLYVLRKGAGKPVEVAVPDLPGDIQGVRVAADGVRIALVVQKGGTQSLLIGRIEYGDKPGEEPAVVAPRPAAPDLEQVGAMSWAGDSRLVVVGSEQGGVHQMRYVEVDGSALDGPAPSAVTGVKAIAASEDERVPLVAYQEDGIVRLPSGGQWQKVDKDGTAPVYPG, encoded by the coding sequence GTGGGCGCTGACCGCGAGGGGGGCGCCCGGCGCCGGCCGGGGCGCGCGGTGGCGTACGCCGTCTGCGGAGCGGTCCTGCTGGCCGGATGCGCCTCGATGCCCGACAGCGGGGACCTGAGGGACGTCGAGTCGACGCCGCGGCAGGACACCGGAGTGCGCGTGTTCGCCATGCCGCCTGCCGAGAACGCCTCCTCCATCGAGATCATGCAGGGCTTCCTGGAGGCGCTGACCAGCGACGACCCGAACTACGACACGGCTCGCAAGTACCTGACCCCCGAAGCCGCGCGGGCCTGGCGGCCGCAGCTGTCGACCACCGTCCTGGCCAACGGGCCGGGCATCGAAGGCGACCGTCCGGAAGGCGGCCGGGAGGACGACGACAGCCACACCTTCGTCCTGACGGGCAGCAGGGTCGCCGCCGTCGACGCGCAGCAGGCCTACGCGCCCGTCGCGGGGTCCTACCGCGAGAGCGTGCACCTCACGAAGAGCGCCAAGAGCGGGCAGTGGCGCATCGACGCGCCGCCCGAGGGCGTCGTCATGGGCAAGTCGGACTTCCAGCGCAACTACACGTCCGTCAACAAGTACTACTTCGCCTCCGGCACGAGGGCCGAGGCGACCGGGCAGCCGGTGACCGTCGCCGACCCCGTCTTCGTGCGCAGCAAGGTCGACGCGATGACCCAGATGGTGCGGTCGCTGCTCGACGGGCCCACCAACTGGCTCAGGCCGGTGGTCAGGTCCAGCTTCCCGACCGGTACGGCCCTGCAGAAGGGCGTGTCGGGGCTGACGCCGGACGACCGCAACAGGCTGACGGTGCCGCTGAACGGCAGGGGCTCGCGGGTCGGCCCGGTCAAGTGTGCCGAGATGGCGACCCAACTGCTGTACACGTTGCGGAACCTGACGCCCACGCTGGAGTCGGTCGAGCTGCAGGGGCCCGGCGGGCACCGGTCGTGCAGCCTGACGCAGGAGCGCGCCGAGTCCGTCGCCTGGGAGGCGTCCGCCCAGCGGCCGGAGTACCTGTACTTCCTCGACGGCAGGCACCGGCTCGTCCGCCTGCCCAGCGGGGGCACGGGGACCGGCGCCGCCGCGGTGCCGGGCGCGCTGGGCACCGGCGACGAGGAGCTGCGGTCGGTCGCGGTCTCGCGTGACGAGCACACCGTGGCCGGGATCGGTGACGACGGCAGGTCCCTGTACGTGGCCTCGCTGGCGTCGGGCGGCTCGCTCGGGAACGCGCTGGTCACCAGCCAGGGGGCGACCGGGGACCAGCGGCTGACCACGCCGAGCTGGGACGCCCGCGGCGACCTGTGGGTGGCCGACCGCGACCCGCGCCGTCCGCGGCTGTACGTCCTGAGGAAGGGCGCCGGCAAGCCGGTGGAGGTCGCCGTTCCGGATCTGCCCGGAGACATCCAGGGGGTGCGGGTGGCCGCCGACGGGGTGCGGATCGCCCTGGTCGTGCAGAAGGGCGGCACGCAGTCCCTGCTCATCGGCCGGATCGAGTACGGGGACAAGCCGGGCGAGGAGCCGGCCGTCGTCGCCCCGCGTCCGGCCGCGCCCGACCTGGAGCAGGTCGGCGCCATGTCCTGGGCCGGGGACAGCCGGCTGGTCGTGGTCGGCAGCGAGCAGGGCGGCGTGCACCAGATGCGCTACGTCGAGGTCGACGGCTCCGCGCTGGACGGCCCGGCCCCCTCGGCCGTGACCGGGGTGAAGGCGATCGCCGCGTCCGAGGACGAGCGGGTGCCGCTGGTCGCCTACCAGGAGGACGGGATCGTGCGCCTGCCGTCCGGGGGGCAGTGGCAGAAGGTGGACAAGGACGGGACGGCGCCGGTCTATCCGGGCTGA